DNA from Salinibacterium sp. dk2585:
GACCCGCGCCCGCCGCTCACGCCCTCCGGTGTGCGCATCGGCACGCCCGCGCTGGCGACCCGCGGTTTCGGCGATGAGGAGTTCACCGAGGTGGCCGACATCATCGCGGCCGCCCTCATGCCGAACCCCGACATTGAGTCGCTGCAGGCGCGCGTCAAGACGCTCGCCGGCCAGTTCCCGCTCTACCCGGGCCTCGAGAGCCCCGGCACCTGGGCATGACCGCAACGATCCTCGACGGCGTCGCCACCGCATCCCTCGTCAAGGCAGAGCTGGCAGACCGCATCGCCGCCCTCAAGGCGCGCGGCGTGACGCCTGGCCTCGGCACGCTCCTCGTCGGTGACGACCCCGGCTCACGCTCCTACGTGGCCGGCAAGCACCGCGACTGCGCCGAGGTCGGCATCGAGTCCATCCGCCTCGACCTGCCGAGCACCGCGAGCGATGCGGATGTCGCGGCGGCCATCCGTGACCTCAACGACGACCCCGCCGTCACGGGGTACATCGTGCAACTGCCCCTCCCGAAGGGCCTGGACGAGCATGCCGCCCTCGAGCTCATCGACCCCGCCAAGGACGCCGACGGCCTACACCCCACCAACCTGGGCCGGCTCGTGCTCGGGGTCGACGGCGAACTCGACTCCCCGCTCCCCTGCACGCCCGCGGGCATCGTCGAACTGCTGCAGCGCTACGAGGTGCCCATCAGCGGCAAGCACGTCACGATCGTGGGCCGCGGCCTCACGGTGGGCCGCCCGCTTGGCCTCCTCCTGACCCGCAAGGGGCTGGATGCGACGGTGTCACTCACGCACTC
Protein-coding regions in this window:
- a CDS encoding bifunctional methylenetetrahydrofolate dehydrogenase/methenyltetrahydrofolate cyclohydrolase, translated to MTATILDGVATASLVKAELADRIAALKARGVTPGLGTLLVGDDPGSRSYVAGKHRDCAEVGIESIRLDLPSTASDADVAAAIRDLNDDPAVTGYIVQLPLPKGLDEHAALELIDPAKDADGLHPTNLGRLVLGVDGELDSPLPCTPAGIVELLQRYEVPISGKHVTIVGRGLTVGRPLGLLLTRKGLDATVSLTHSRTRDLVAEVKRADIVVAAVGVAHLIRPEWITPGAAVLDVGITRVENVATGKAQLLGDVDPGVAEVAGFLSPNPRGVGPMTRAMLLKNVVDAAERNLR